A single genomic interval of Danio aesculapii chromosome 5, fDanAes4.1, whole genome shotgun sequence harbors:
- the si:dkey-220k22.3 gene encoding uncharacterized protein si:dkey-220k22.3 — MDTTRAARAHILCTSIALLLVLIASCLTYIFLPKVPGCKICAMNASAIASIFRHQVSQEQLLLTACNHTSDGRLIWEDEWEEKRKDGESILDHNKTWIILPKKGVYLVYVQVNFNLQPQKYRNSEVEVKFQVDFDDGDGEEIFSATHDTRVVNENYQDAMLNTFLLMHMDKPSNRLSVRAFPSDQLNYQPRPFSTFITIVKWAEN; from the exons ATGGATACAACGCGCGCAGCAAGAGCGCACATTCTCTGCACATCGATAGCTCTGCTCCTCGTTTTAATCGCATCATGTTTGACCTACATCTTCTTACCAAAG GTGCCAGGTTGCAAAATATGCGCCATGAATG CAAGCGCGATAGCAAGCATATTCAGACATCAAGTCTCCCAAGAACAATTGCTTCTTACAG CTTGCAATCATACAAGTGATGGTCGCTTGATATGGGAAGATGAGTGGGAGGAGAAGAGGAAGGATGGTGAGAGTATTCTGGACCACAACAAAACGTGGATAATCCTACCAAAGAAAGGTGTTTACCTGGTCTACGTACAAGTTAATTTCAATCTCCAGCCACAGAAATATAGAAACTCTGAGGTCGAAGTCAAATTTCAAGTGGAttttgatgatggtgatggtgaagaAATATTTTCAGCCACACACGACACTCGCGTGGTGAACGAAAACTACCAAGATGCAATGCTCAACACTTTTCTTCTGATGCACATGGACAAACCGTCCAACCGGTTATCTGTGAGAGCATTTCCAAGTGATCAGCTGAACTACCAGCCACGACCCTTCTCCACCTTCATCACTATCGTTAAATGGGCAGAAAACTAG